Below is a genomic region from Rhodohalobacter sp. 614A.
ACCCGCACAGAGATTCAGATATGGACAGAGTTCTGAATCAGTTTTCGAACGATGAGCGTTCGGGGGCCGAAGAAATTTGGCGGATTAGCAAACAGTCGCTTCGCCCATCCTCCACTCCTTCTTCAGCTGATGTTGAAGAAGCGTTGCAAAATGTGCATTTCCGTATCAAAGAAGAGGAGCGGACGACAGGAAGAACATCAAATATCTCCATGTTCATTCTCTCCAATGTCCGATATCTGGTTGCAGCCGTTGCACTGATTGTCCTTGGATTTGGCTTTTTATTTGTTCCCAAAACAATTACTGTCCCCTATGCTGAAACAGCCATTATTGAATTGCCGGACGGTTCTACGGTTGAATTAAACAGCGGCACAACACTGCAGTACAATCGTTTATATTCACTTACCAATCGCAAAATCAGTTTGAATGGAGAGGCGTACTTCTCTGTGGAGAAATCAGAAGAACCTTTTATTGTGGAAGCCAATGGCTCTGCTATTCAAGTAACCGGTACGGAATTCAACATTCGCTCATGGGCTAATGATCCGGCAAAAGAAACAACCGTCACGGTCACGGAAGGAAATGTGGAATTTTATCCGGAGGGTAAAAGAACCCAAAATGTATCGTTGCGTGCCGGCCAAACGAGCCGGTTGAATCCGGACATGAGTTTGCCATCCCAACCTGCAGAAGTTTCTACGGATGAAGCTCTTGCCTGGCGCAATCAACGGCTGGTATTCCAGGAAACACCTTTAATTGTGATTTTGCACGATTTGGAACGCAGTTTTGATGTAAACATAGAACTCGATGTAGATGATATGGACTATGAAACGCTCACCGCTTATTACAATCAGCCGGCAAATATCGAAACGATTCTTGAAGATATATGCACGGTAAAAGGGCTGCGTTATACAAAAACCACAAATGGTTACAGGATCTTCAAATAGATTTCGCCTATGTCCCGAGCGATATTCGTCATAGCTGCATCTCTCTTTCTTGGTTTCTTGTTGAGCCATCCGGCAAAAGGACAGGAAACGGAAACAAATCTCACGTTTGAGTTCAGGGGAGAATCTTTGAGCGTGGCACTGGATAAAATTATTTCGAGAACCGATATCGACCTCGTTTACGATCCACAGCTCACCAGGAATATCAGTATCTACAAAAGAATAACGGCAAAAAATGCTTCCGAACTTTTACGCCAATTGCTCGAAGATCATCAGCTTGATTACATCACACTTTCATCAGGAACGTATGTGATTGTAAAATCTGTGATGGAGGGACCTTTTTACGGAACATTTGCCGGAAAAGTGGTTGATGGCCGAACGGGAGAACCACTACCCGGAGCCACCGTCATGCTGGCGGATGCATCGGGCGGAACCAGTACGAACCGCTCTGGCAATTTTTCAATCAACAAAATGCTGAGCGGAACGCATAGAATTATTTTCAGTTATGTGGGATATGAACCGGTCGCAAAAACCATTGAAATCCGGCCGAACCGGGAAGTGACGGAGAGAGTTTTGCTCAATCAAAAACCAGTGGACGTTTTTCCTGTTGTTGTTGAAGCACACAGAGCGCAAATTCCTCATCACGAGAATCCGGTTGTGAACGCAAAATCAGAATGGGAAACTACGGGTGTGATGAAAGATGCCATTCGAAATTTAAGCCTGATTTCCGGCGTTCAGTATGGTCTCCCTTTGACGGATCTGCACCTGCAAGGCGGACAGCATAGCGAGCACCGAATTTTACTGGATGGCGCGCCGGTGTACAATCCGTACAGTTTTGGACAAATGTTCAGCTCATTCAGCCCTTATGCAATTGGAAATATCCAACTTTATAAAACGGGGTATGGCGTAAAAGCCGGCAGTCAAATTGCTGGATTGATCAATCTTTCGCACGATCTTCCGGCAGCAGGCAGCAAAAGCCTGACGTTGCAAGGCGATCCTTTAAGCGCAAATGCCAGAGGTGATCTCTCCTTTATCACCGGCGACCAATCCTCACTAAAACTTATGACGGCGCTACGTACTAATTTCTGGGATCTTTATAAGAATCCAACACTTGAGCAAACTCTTCAAGACTGGAATGTGATCGATCCCCTGATTTCAAATGCTCTTGCGGATCTTGATTACGATGCATCGAAATTTTCACCGATTCATCAGGATTCGGATGTACGTTTTCTTGATTACCACCTTGCAGGCGAATACAATCTGGACAACTTCAATACCATTTCGGCTTCACTTTATATAGGTGACAATAAAGTACTAACTCACCTTTTAAATCAGGTGGATGACTCGTCAGAACCTTCTGTGCCAACCTATCTTTATGCCAGTGAAGGTTACAAATGGAGCAATTTTACCTCGCAGGTCTCATGGACCCAAATGATCAGTCCGCGGTTAGAGCTTACCACACAGGCGAGTTATAGTGTCAATCAATTTGAGCACGAGACTGAAATCGGCACTTCAAATCACCCTCTTTACATAAGAAATTTATTTCTCGAATATTCTCCCGGAAACGTTGTTTCAGATGCTGGCGGTCAGGGTCGGCAACTTCCCACACAGTTTGATGGAAATGAAATTCAGCATTTTATTCTCAGAACGGATGGGACGTACAGCATTTCACCCAATCTTTTACTCGAAGGAGGAATCCAACTCGACCGAGTCACCTCGGGAATTAATATTTCAGACCTGACCTATTTTCCGGCTCATATCGATCAGTCTTCAACCCTTCTAAGCTCCTATTTTAATGCATCTCATACCTTTGGCAGCTTTTGGAATATTGAGTGGGGTTCCCGTTTTACTTATGCGGTTCTGTCGGATCTGACCTACGCTGAACCCAGAATGTCCCTCCAGTTTGATAATCCGAATTCGAATTTGGGATACTGGAGCGCTCGACTTTCCGGCGGATTGTATCGGCAGTTTGTGAATGAATATGAGATTACAAATTCAGGCCCCACCTCACTTGTCCCTACATTTTCAATATGGTCTCTTTCTGATGAAAATAGTATCCCAAAGGCCTGGCACCTGACCGGTTCTTATCTTCTTGAACCTTCGGCCCACACATCCATCAAGGCTGAAGCATTCTATAAATGGCAACCGGCTTCAACCATCACATCATACAACACACTAAATAGCGCTAATAGTGAATCTCTTTCGTACACAAAACTCAGTGAAATTCAGGCGTTTGCCGAAACCACAGAAATGATTGTTCTCGGCGGTGGACTCAAAATCACTCAAGCCCTTTTAAGTTCAAAGCTGAAAGTAAGTGCAGGTTATGATTACAGCTATTCAGAGATTGATATGGAATCGCAATTTGGGCGAAGATTGCCAGCTTCATGGAATGAGCCTCACCGTGCACAACTTCGCATTTTGTGGCGAATGTTCCCGGACCTGGCCGTAACTACCAAGTGGCAGGGTATTTGGGGACGAACATGGGCGTTTCGCCAATCGTACTACAACTTCTTACGGTTCCAATCAGAGGAGACTGCACTACCATTCTCTTTCAACTCACCCGAAAACGACAAGCTTAATCCTTTCCAACAGGTGGATCTCTCTTTCATTTACCAGCCATCCCTGGATACTACAGAGCTGGAAATTCGTCTTGAAATTCTGAACATTCTGGACCGGGAAAATATGTTGGAAAAATATATTCAACCCATCCATTCAGATAACGGATCAACCGATTATGTGATCCGTCATCGAACTCTTCCGGGAATTCACCCATCCGTAAGTATTCAGGTTAAGTTCTGATCTGATTCTATCAGCCATCAAAAAGTTCTCTCCCAAAAAATTAAAACTCATTTTGTTATAGGTACTCGCCAATATTGATGTGTAATAAATATAACATTGCCTTTTAAGGCGAAAAAAACAAAAGAGTACCATATACAAACAACTTTAAGATGAGAGGGGCTTGAGCGCAGCCCCCTGAAAACCGGCGCGCTTGTACCGGCAGTACGAATGCGTGTTCGGTTTTTATTTTGACCCCAAAGCGCAATCCTGAAATCCATCTCAGGAAAGTAGGGATTGCGCATCTTATTTCTGATTCGATGAGTTAACACATGAACCGATATCTTTCTTCCCTCACAACAGCTCTGCTGGTATTTACCTTAGTGGGATGTAATAACCCACTAAGTATAGGCGGTCAAAATCCTGTCCTTATAAAAACAGATAAAACTCAATATCATTTTAGTGAGGATGATTCGGTAAAGGTGTCTATTACCAATCAATCATCCGAGACTATTTTTTATAGCACCTGTTTTGGAAAAACTATTGAGGTATTGCACAAAGATAAAGTTATTGAAACCCTGGGAACGCCGGTGTGTTATTGCCTTTGCCCTGCCGAGTTAAAACCCGGGGAATCCATACCGATCAGATTAAGCAGCCTTTCTACAGAATATTTTAACCATCAGAAGCAAAACCTATTGTCGGATGAATCTCTAACCTTCCGAATTCGCTACTCTTTCTACTATGATGAAGCTTTTGGTGACGAGCCACTTCCTGAAAACTACAGCCGTACAAATAAGTTTATTATAGATGGGATTGAGAAATAAGCCCGAAATCATATTTCAAGTTTAGAGATTGGTTCCTAAACGGTTAATCCCAGCCTTTTTCTCCAATCAAAGGTACAAATTTGAAATTCTGAAGCCTCTCTTCATCATACTCATTTTCCGATACCCGAATAATGCGTACCATCACCTGGCTGGCCTGACTTCCTACCGGGACAATTAATCGTCCGCCAATATTCAGTTGTTCAACCAAATCCGCCGGTACAACGGGAGCGCCGGCGGTGACAACAATTCCGTCGTATGGAGCATAGGCACTCCAACCCAGTGTACCGTCGCCAAGTTTTAGGTTTGGGCGGAATCCCAGGTCACTTAAAATCTTTTTCGCATTGTGATAAAGCTTCTCATGGCGTTCAACACTGTAAACATCGGCACCCATGTGGCATAAAATAGCCGCCTGGTAACCCGAACCGGTTCCGATTTCGAGTATTTTCTCCCCCTTTTTTACATTCAAAAGTTCCGTCTGAGCCGCAACGGTGTACGGTTGAGAAATGGTTTGGCCTGCGCCAATGGGAAGGGCTGTATCTTCGTAGGCACGATTTTCAAGAGCGGTATCTACAAATTCATGTCTTGGGATCGCACGGATTGCAGCCAGCACATTTTGATCCTCAATGCCTCTTTCCTCAAGCTTGTCGGCCAAGGCATTTCTTCTCTGAACATGTTTCCGGTTTTCACTCTTTCCCATTATCGGTGGAAATCCATTAAGTACATTGTATTTCTTTGCTTTAAAATAAGATATTCACATTTCTGAAACGAATTTGAAAACCAAGAACAAATGCAGCCCATGAAACTGGCGATTTTACAACCCACTTTCATTCCGAATCTCCATTATTTAGTCATCATATTGCATTCAGATCTGGTGATTTTGCAGGATACAGAAACCTGGTCAAGAAAAAGCCGTGTTCACAGGGCAAAAATTCGAACGCCTGAAGG
It encodes:
- a CDS encoding protein-L-isoaspartate(D-aspartate) O-methyltransferase; translated protein: MGKSENRKHVQRRNALADKLEERGIEDQNVLAAIRAIPRHEFVDTALENRAYEDTALPIGAGQTISQPYTVAAQTELLNVKKGEKILEIGTGSGYQAAILCHMGADVYSVERHEKLYHNAKKILSDLGFRPNLKLGDGTLGWSAYAPYDGIVVTAGAPVVPADLVEQLNIGGRLIVPVGSQASQVMVRIIRVSENEYDEERLQNFKFVPLIGEKGWD
- a CDS encoding FecR family protein — protein: MENNNKNPHRDSDMDRVLNQFSNDERSGAEEIWRISKQSLRPSSTPSSADVEEALQNVHFRIKEEERTTGRTSNISMFILSNVRYLVAAVALIVLGFGFLFVPKTITVPYAETAIIELPDGSTVELNSGTTLQYNRLYSLTNRKISLNGEAYFSVEKSEEPFIVEANGSAIQVTGTEFNIRSWANDPAKETTVTVTEGNVEFYPEGKRTQNVSLRAGQTSRLNPDMSLPSQPAEVSTDEALAWRNQRLVFQETPLIVILHDLERSFDVNIELDVDDMDYETLTAYYNQPANIETILEDICTVKGLRYTKTTNGYRIFK
- a CDS encoding TonB-dependent receptor, producing the protein MSRAIFVIAASLFLGFLLSHPAKGQETETNLTFEFRGESLSVALDKIISRTDIDLVYDPQLTRNISIYKRITAKNASELLRQLLEDHQLDYITLSSGTYVIVKSVMEGPFYGTFAGKVVDGRTGEPLPGATVMLADASGGTSTNRSGNFSINKMLSGTHRIIFSYVGYEPVAKTIEIRPNREVTERVLLNQKPVDVFPVVVEAHRAQIPHHENPVVNAKSEWETTGVMKDAIRNLSLISGVQYGLPLTDLHLQGGQHSEHRILLDGAPVYNPYSFGQMFSSFSPYAIGNIQLYKTGYGVKAGSQIAGLINLSHDLPAAGSKSLTLQGDPLSANARGDLSFITGDQSSLKLMTALRTNFWDLYKNPTLEQTLQDWNVIDPLISNALADLDYDASKFSPIHQDSDVRFLDYHLAGEYNLDNFNTISASLYIGDNKVLTHLLNQVDDSSEPSVPTYLYASEGYKWSNFTSQVSWTQMISPRLELTTQASYSVNQFEHETEIGTSNHPLYIRNLFLEYSPGNVVSDAGGQGRQLPTQFDGNEIQHFILRTDGTYSISPNLLLEGGIQLDRVTSGINISDLTYFPAHIDQSSTLLSSYFNASHTFGSFWNIEWGSRFTYAVLSDLTYAEPRMSLQFDNPNSNLGYWSARLSGGLYRQFVNEYEITNSGPTSLVPTFSIWSLSDENSIPKAWHLTGSYLLEPSAHTSIKAEAFYKWQPASTITSYNTLNSANSESLSYTKLSEIQAFAETTEMIVLGGGLKITQALLSSKLKVSAGYDYSYSEIDMESQFGRRLPASWNEPHRAQLRILWRMFPDLAVTTKWQGIWGRTWAFRQSYYNFLRFQSEETALPFSFNSPENDKLNPFQQVDLSFIYQPSLDTTELEIRLEILNILDRENMLEKYIQPIHSDNGSTDYVIRHRTLPGIHPSVSIQVKF